A single genomic interval of Anaerobranca gottschalkii DSM 13577 harbors:
- the cmr1 gene encoding type III-B CRISPR module RAMP protein Cmr1, with protein MYHLKLTLRSITPILMYGANKSKPELRATEFKGLMRFWWRAIKASDDIEALKKEEINIFGGITDTKGIKSKVKIFLDSKPGSDSIKNNLQEILRNNNNLAQDKIKSIEYLLYSAVINKYKPKLFGPNTQFDLIINSRCENAFKHAIAALWVLIFFGGVGSRSRRGGGNLYVEKVQGETYGLHFIPQANSSEELATWLKENFTIIKKIISPSHKSCTSYSNLNFSRFIVSSNNFDSFQEAMADIGARYKDFRFEHKNSISSGNLGLPVVHGIRIKKISKVIGKKGDIEFCRRASPLILKILNSQGKYYWMALRLTGEFLPKGAQLVWGNNYSKPSEENLDKFWNSLKKTNDNDADNLEYKLEYTLDPNLESKKVIKEKAQN; from the coding sequence ATGTATCACCTAAAATTGACACTTAGAAGCATTACACCTATTTTAATGTATGGAGCCAACAAAAGTAAGCCTGAACTGAGGGCTACAGAGTTTAAAGGGTTAATGCGTTTTTGGTGGAGGGCCATTAAAGCTTCAGATGATATTGAGGCTTTAAAGAAAGAAGAAATAAATATTTTTGGAGGTATTACTGACACAAAGGGAATTAAAAGCAAAGTCAAGATTTTTTTAGACAGTAAACCAGGCTCGGATAGCATTAAAAATAATCTGCAAGAAATTTTAAGAAACAACAACAATCTTGCACAAGATAAAATAAAATCAATCGAGTATTTGTTGTATTCAGCTGTAATCAACAAATATAAACCTAAACTTTTTGGACCAAACACCCAATTTGATTTAATAATAAATTCCCGGTGTGAAAATGCTTTCAAACACGCTATTGCTGCTTTATGGGTTTTAATATTTTTTGGAGGAGTTGGCTCAAGGTCCAGGAGGGGAGGTGGAAACCTTTATGTTGAAAAAGTTCAGGGAGAAACCTACGGTCTTCATTTTATACCCCAGGCTAACAGTTCTGAAGAATTGGCTACCTGGTTAAAGGAAAATTTTACAATAATTAAAAAAATAATCTCTCCCTCACATAAATCTTGCACATCCTATTCTAACTTGAATTTTTCAAGGTTTATAGTTTCTTCAAATAACTTTGATAGCTTTCAAGAGGCCATGGCAGATATTGGTGCAAGGTATAAAGACTTTAGATTTGAGCACAAAAATTCTATCAGTAGCGGCAACTTAGGTCTTCCTGTTGTCCATGGAATTCGCATAAAAAAAATATCAAAGGTAATAGGCAAGAAAGGCGATATAGAATTTTGCAGGCGCGCTTCCCCACTTATCCTTAAAATACTAAATAGCCAGGGAAAATATTACTGGATGGCTTTGAGGCTTACAGGAGAATTTTTACCCAAAGGTGCTCAGTTAGTGTGGGGTAATAACTATTCTAAACCATCAGAAGAAAACCTCGACAAGTTTTGGAACAGTCTAAAAAAAACTAATGATAATGATGCAGATAATTTAGAATATAAACTAGAATATACTCTTGACCCCAACTTAGAGTCAAAAAAAGTTATTAAAGAAAAAGCCCAAAACTAA